The following proteins are encoded in a genomic region of Streptomyces sp. NBC_01723:
- the mug gene encoding G/U mismatch-specific DNA glycosylase, with protein MTRFTRAELEAARDRLVPDVVADGLRVLFCGINPGLMTAVTGHHFARPGNRFWPVLHLSGFTPRRLAPSEQDLLPSYGLGITNVVARASARADELTAEEYREGGLLLTRKVARLRPDWLAVVGVTAYRAAFDDRHARVGPQERTFGSTRVWVLPNPSGLNAHWTTETMAEEFARLRVTAEPSP; from the coding sequence CTGACCCGCTTCACCCGGGCCGAACTGGAGGCCGCCCGCGACCGTCTCGTGCCGGACGTCGTCGCGGACGGCCTCCGGGTGCTGTTCTGCGGGATCAATCCCGGTCTGATGACGGCGGTGACGGGCCACCACTTCGCCCGGCCGGGCAACCGCTTCTGGCCGGTGCTGCACCTGTCCGGGTTCACGCCGCGGCGGCTGGCGCCGTCGGAGCAGGACCTGTTGCCGTCGTACGGGCTCGGGATCACGAACGTCGTGGCGCGGGCCAGCGCGCGGGCCGACGAGCTGACCGCCGAGGAGTACCGGGAGGGCGGACTGCTGCTGACGCGGAAGGTGGCGCGGCTGCGGCCCGACTGGCTGGCCGTGGTGGGGGTCACCGCCTACCGGGCGGCGTTCGACGACCGGCACGCGCGGGTGGGGCCGCAGGAGCGGACCTTCGGGAGCACACGTGTGTGGGTGCTGCCCAATCCCAGCGGGCTCAACGCGCACTGGACGACGGAGACGATGGCCGAGGAGTTCGCACGGCTGCGGGTCACGGCGGAGCCTTCTCCGTGA
- a CDS encoding ABC transporter permease, with protein MPFTPVLRSEALKVLSLRSLCGTLLAVFAVTTAFSALAGASDTSDPDFDPLFMALSGVAPGQIAAVAFGAMVVSSEYHGNGIRLSLAAVPRRGRWFAAKLVVVALPTFVTGLLTASAALFAARAGLGSAADGLTAGQQLRGVVGLAVYLTLMALFAAGLTALFRSGVATLSSLIPFILIVSFVIGDVAGGATDFLPDKAGQVVVHQTYDGHLGPWTGLAVTALWTAAALLAGAWRLRRRDA; from the coding sequence ATGCCCTTCACGCCCGTACTCCGCTCCGAGGCGCTCAAGGTGCTCAGCCTGCGCTCGCTGTGCGGCACGCTGCTGGCCGTCTTCGCGGTCACCACGGCCTTCTCCGCGCTGGCGGGTGCCTCCGACACCTCGGACCCGGACTTCGATCCGCTGTTCATGGCCCTCTCCGGCGTCGCGCCCGGCCAGATCGCCGCCGTCGCGTTCGGTGCCATGGTCGTGTCCTCCGAGTACCACGGCAACGGGATCCGGCTCTCCCTGGCCGCCGTCCCGCGGCGCGGGCGGTGGTTCGCGGCGAAGCTGGTGGTGGTCGCCCTACCGACCTTCGTGACGGGGCTGCTCACCGCGTCCGCCGCGCTCTTCGCGGCCCGAGCGGGCCTGGGTTCGGCGGCGGACGGGCTCACGGCGGGCCAGCAGTTGCGCGGCGTCGTGGGCCTGGCGGTCTACCTCACGCTGATGGCCCTGTTCGCGGCGGGCCTCACCGCCCTGTTCCGCAGCGGCGTGGCCACCCTGTCCTCCCTGATCCCGTTCATCCTCATCGTCTCCTTCGTGATCGGGGACGTGGCGGGCGGCGCCACCGACTTCCTGCCGGACAAGGCGGGGCAAGTCGTCGTCCATCAGACCTACGACGGGCACCTGGGCCCCTGGACGGGGCTCGCGGTGACCGCGCTGTGGACGGCGGCCGCGCTGCTCGCGGGGGCGTGGCGGCTGCGCCGCCGGGACGCCTGA
- a CDS encoding ABC transporter ATP-binding protein: protein MTSIDVQNLTKEYGTRRAVDDLTFTVRPGRVTGFLGPNGAGKSTTMRLVLGLDRPTSGTATIGGRLYTTLPEPLRHVGALLDAGAAHGSRTARDHLRVLAASNRVPASRVDEVLAETGIASVARRRVRTYSLGMRQRLGIAAALLGEPEVVMLDEPSNGLDPEGIIWIRELLRRLAAEGRTVLVSSHLMNETASFADHLVVLGRGRLLADLPMREFIDARVQPRVRVRTSDATALKATLARHGHAAVEHVDGYWTVPDARVDDIGRALSGAGVPVLELTSDEGTLEQAYLDLTATETEFTAQPQEA from the coding sequence ATGACGAGCATCGACGTCCAGAACCTCACCAAGGAGTACGGCACCCGACGAGCCGTCGACGACCTCACCTTCACCGTGCGTCCCGGCCGGGTCACCGGCTTCCTGGGTCCCAACGGGGCCGGCAAGTCCACCACCATGCGGCTCGTTCTCGGCCTCGACCGCCCGACCTCGGGGACGGCGACAATCGGCGGCCGCCTCTACACCACCCTCCCCGAACCCCTGCGGCACGTCGGCGCCCTGCTCGACGCGGGCGCCGCCCACGGTTCGCGCACCGCCCGGGACCACCTGCGGGTGCTCGCGGCGAGCAACCGCGTCCCCGCGAGCCGGGTCGACGAGGTGCTGGCGGAGACGGGCATCGCGTCGGTCGCGCGCCGCCGGGTGCGGACGTACTCACTGGGCATGCGCCAGCGGCTGGGCATCGCCGCCGCGCTGCTGGGGGAGCCCGAAGTGGTCATGCTGGACGAGCCCTCCAACGGACTCGACCCCGAGGGCATCATCTGGATCCGCGAACTGCTGCGCCGCCTGGCGGCCGAGGGCCGCACGGTCCTGGTGTCCAGCCACCTGATGAACGAGACCGCGTCGTTCGCCGACCACCTGGTCGTCCTCGGCCGGGGGCGGCTGCTCGCCGACCTGCCGATGCGGGAGTTCATCGACGCGCGCGTCCAACCACGCGTGCGTGTCCGCACGTCGGACGCCACCGCCCTGAAGGCCACGCTCGCCCGGCACGGACACGCCGCCGTGGAGCACGTCGACGGGTACTGGACCGTGCCGGACGCGCGCGTGGACGACATCGGCCGCGCCCTGTCCGGCGCGGGCGTGCCCGTACTGGAACTGACCTCGGACGAGGGCACGTTGGAGCAGGCCTACCTCGACCTGACGGCCACCGAGACCGAGTTCACCGCACAGCCCCAGGAGGCCTGA
- a CDS encoding sensor histidine kinase — translation MVRFLRPLVWGVTYTRLLHLWLPMLVVSLWALVDDTKLWVPAAVLVPLGLVPAVRTGEGVQARLLLTPGHEDSAFSVAPSATWRDRLRTVVWLELRMLLGALTTAACVWLPILVVVLVRLSLGHRVDDIPVLRDAAPHWAYALLTPLPLLALYGAVVGLGVLATAGARALLGPSAAERLTALEERTEQLLERNRIARELHDSIGHALTVAVVQAGAARAANSPEFTERALTAIEETGRAALEDLERVLGVLRETRTPVSSRPTLADADRLLESARVSGAEIDAEVTGPLETLPGPVSREGYRILQESLTNVLRHAGAVPTRVRVAVAEGALTLEVRNPLPDTRVSSARGSGLRGIRERAALLGGLAHTGPDAGDWRVRVELPPG, via the coding sequence ATGGTCCGCTTTCTGCGCCCGCTGGTTTGGGGGGTCACGTACACACGGCTGCTGCACCTGTGGCTGCCCATGCTGGTGGTGAGCTTGTGGGCGCTCGTCGACGACACCAAGCTGTGGGTCCCCGCGGCGGTGCTGGTGCCGCTCGGGCTCGTCCCGGCGGTGCGGACCGGGGAGGGCGTGCAGGCCCGCCTGCTTCTCACGCCCGGCCATGAGGACTCCGCCTTCTCGGTCGCGCCGTCGGCGACCTGGCGCGACCGGCTGCGCACGGTGGTGTGGCTGGAACTGCGGATGCTGTTGGGCGCCTTGACCACGGCCGCCTGCGTCTGGCTGCCGATCCTCGTCGTCGTCCTGGTCCGGCTCTCCCTCGGGCACCGGGTCGACGACATACCCGTGCTGCGGGACGCCGCGCCGCACTGGGCGTACGCGCTCCTGACCCCGCTCCCCCTCCTCGCGCTGTACGGCGCGGTGGTGGGTCTCGGTGTCCTGGCGACGGCGGGCGCCCGCGCGCTGCTCGGCCCGTCCGCCGCCGAGCGGCTCACCGCCCTGGAGGAGCGCACCGAACAACTCCTGGAGCGCAACCGCATCGCGCGTGAGCTGCACGACTCCATCGGCCACGCCTTGACGGTCGCGGTCGTGCAGGCGGGGGCGGCCCGCGCGGCGAACAGTCCGGAGTTCACCGAGCGGGCCCTCACCGCGATCGAGGAGACCGGCCGGGCCGCCCTGGAGGATCTGGAGCGGGTGCTCGGCGTCCTGCGCGAGACGCGGACGCCGGTGAGCTCCCGACCGACCCTCGCGGACGCCGACCGGCTCCTGGAGTCCGCGCGCGTCTCGGGGGCCGAGATCGATGCCGAGGTCACCGGCCCGCTCGAGACGCTGCCGGGCCCGGTCTCCCGTGAGGGATACCGCATCCTCCAGGAGTCGCTGACCAATGTGCTGCGGCACGCGGGCGCGGTGCCGACCCGGGTCCGCGTGGCGGTGGCGGAGGGCGCGCTCACCCTGGAGGTGCGCAATCCGCTGCCGGACACCAGGGTCTCGTCCGCCCGCGGCAGCGGGCTGCGCGGCATCCGCGAGCGGGCCGCGCTGCTGGGCGGGTTGGCGCACACGGGCCCCGACGCCGGCGATTGGCGGGTACGCGTCGAGCTGCCGCCGGGCTGA
- a CDS encoding response regulator transcription factor produces MPVRVLLVDDEPLVRAGLRAVLEAQPDIEVVGEAADGAAVVPLVRQLRPDVVAMDVRMPLLDGIEATRALLRTVADPPKILVVTTFENDEYVYEALRAGADGFLLKRARPAEIVHAVRLIAEGESLLFPASVRQLATEYGDDGGGNRAARATVERARLTEREGEVLRLMSRGLSNAEIAARLVVGTETVKSHVSAVLAKLGARDRTQAVITAYESGFVAPG; encoded by the coding sequence ATGCCGGTCAGAGTGCTCCTCGTCGACGACGAACCCCTCGTACGCGCGGGTCTGCGGGCCGTGCTGGAGGCGCAGCCGGACATCGAGGTCGTCGGCGAGGCGGCGGACGGGGCGGCGGTCGTCCCGCTGGTGCGTCAGCTGCGGCCGGACGTGGTCGCCATGGACGTCCGGATGCCGCTGCTCGACGGCATCGAGGCGACGCGCGCGCTGCTGCGGACGGTGGCCGACCCGCCGAAGATCCTCGTGGTGACGACCTTCGAGAACGACGAGTACGTGTACGAGGCGCTGCGCGCGGGTGCGGACGGGTTTCTGCTCAAGCGCGCCCGGCCGGCCGAGATCGTGCACGCGGTCCGGCTGATCGCCGAGGGCGAGTCGCTGCTGTTCCCCGCCTCGGTGCGGCAACTGGCCACCGAGTACGGCGACGACGGCGGCGGGAACCGGGCGGCCCGTGCCACGGTGGAGCGGGCGCGGCTGACCGAACGGGAGGGCGAGGTGCTGCGGCTGATGTCGCGCGGGCTGTCGAACGCGGAGATCGCCGCCCGGCTGGTCGTCGGCACGGAGACGGTGAAGTCGCATGTGAGCGCGGTACTGGCGAAGCTGGGGGCACGGGACCGCACGCAGGCGGTGATCACGGCGTACGAGTCGGGATTCGTGGCGCCGGGGTGA
- a CDS encoding ROK family transcriptional regulator: protein MGGLTGGDPSLLRRINSAVVLHALRATDCATLTEITRVTGLSRPTVEGVVEGLIEAGLVVEAAADEGTARRQGRPARRFRFRAEAGHLLGLEIGPHRVAALLADLDGRVIGAQAKDVDEGASADERLERLRTAVAELLRRAGVARGSLRAVGAATPGIVEADGTVRLGTALPGWTGLSLGERLSRSFKCPVLVENDANAAAVAEHWKGAATESDDIVFVLAGLSPGAGALIGGRLHRGYGGAAGEIGALHLMGQDVTPETLLSTTDEPLHPLDEQAVAKVFAQAREGDQRARAAVERFTQRLVHDVTALVLALDPELVVVGGWAAGLDGVLEPLRRELARYCLRPPRVALSLLGEAAVATGALRLALDHVEEQLFAVEGATARR from the coding sequence TTGGGAGGCCTGACCGGCGGGGATCCGTCGCTGTTGCGGAGGATCAACTCCGCGGTGGTGCTGCACGCGTTGCGTGCGACGGACTGTGCGACGCTGACCGAGATCACCCGGGTGACGGGCCTGTCCCGGCCGACCGTCGAGGGCGTCGTCGAGGGGCTGATAGAGGCGGGCCTGGTGGTCGAGGCGGCCGCCGACGAGGGCACCGCCAGGCGGCAGGGGCGGCCCGCGAGGCGTTTCCGGTTCCGGGCGGAGGCGGGGCATCTGCTCGGTCTGGAGATCGGGCCGCACCGCGTCGCCGCGCTCCTGGCCGACCTGGACGGCCGGGTGATCGGCGCCCAGGCCAAGGACGTGGACGAGGGTGCCTCCGCCGACGAGCGGCTGGAGCGGCTGCGTACGGCCGTCGCCGAGCTGCTGCGCCGGGCCGGGGTGGCGCGCGGCTCGCTGCGGGCCGTGGGCGCGGCCACGCCGGGGATCGTCGAGGCGGACGGCACGGTGCGGCTGGGGACCGCGCTGCCGGGGTGGACGGGGCTGAGTCTGGGCGAGCGGCTGAGCCGCTCCTTCAAGTGCCCGGTGCTGGTCGAGAACGACGCGAACGCGGCGGCGGTCGCCGAGCACTGGAAGGGCGCCGCGACGGAGTCCGACGACATCGTGTTCGTGCTGGCCGGGCTGAGCCCCGGGGCCGGGGCGCTGATCGGCGGGCGGCTGCACCGGGGGTACGGCGGCGCGGCCGGGGAGATCGGCGCGCTGCACCTGATGGGCCAGGACGTGACGCCCGAGACCCTGCTGTCGACGACCGACGAGCCGCTGCACCCGCTGGACGAGCAGGCGGTCGCCAAGGTCTTCGCTCAGGCCCGGGAGGGCGATCAGCGGGCCCGCGCGGCGGTGGAGCGTTTCACCCAGCGGCTGGTGCACGACGTGACGGCGCTGGTGCTGGCCCTGGACCCGGAGCTGGTCGTCGTCGGCGGCTGGGCGGCGGGACTGGACGGCGTACTGGAGCCGCTGCGGCGGGAGCTGGCCCGCTACTGTCTGCGCCCGCCCCGGGTGGCGCTGTCGCTGCTCGGTGAGGCCGCGGTGGCGACGGGCGCGCTGCGGCTGGCCCTCGACCACGTGGAGGAGCAGCTGTTCGCGGTGGAGGGCGCGACGGCACGCCGCTGA
- a CDS encoding GntR family transcriptional regulator has translation MGTTQLESVPEPKYWHLRTVLSEALDSEFTVGEVLPNERELAARFGVARATLRQALEQLELEGRLQRRRGVGTTVAPPRVGVAVGTEQHAWPGTADDAWEPVDCAPTAPPAAVADALGTGREEPVHTVRRSRVTHGQPVAAELLYVPSASVPELTAIESPSGAARARAVLRELQRGDLERRESAVELGSAGADDAKELDRLPGAPVLVVTTRYLAGGRTAALSVATYRADTCRLTFGDSGDVEIHHGPQTRAS, from the coding sequence GTGGGGACCACGCAGTTGGAATCGGTGCCGGAACCGAAGTACTGGCACCTCAGGACCGTACTCAGCGAGGCCCTGGACTCGGAGTTCACGGTGGGCGAGGTCCTGCCCAACGAACGCGAGCTCGCCGCCCGCTTCGGCGTCGCCCGCGCGACCCTCCGCCAGGCCCTGGAGCAGCTCGAACTGGAAGGCCGCCTCCAGCGCCGCCGGGGCGTCGGCACGACCGTCGCCCCGCCACGCGTCGGCGTCGCCGTCGGCACCGAACAGCACGCCTGGCCGGGCACGGCCGACGACGCCTGGGAGCCCGTCGACTGCGCGCCGACGGCCCCGCCCGCGGCCGTCGCCGACGCCCTCGGGACCGGCCGCGAGGAGCCCGTCCACACCGTCCGCCGCTCCCGCGTGACACACGGCCAGCCCGTCGCGGCGGAGCTGCTCTACGTCCCGTCGGCCTCGGTCCCCGAACTCACCGCCATCGAGTCGCCCTCCGGCGCCGCCCGCGCGCGTGCCGTACTGCGCGAGCTCCAGCGCGGCGACCTGGAGCGCCGGGAGAGCGCCGTCGAGCTGGGCTCGGCCGGCGCCGACGACGCGAAGGAACTGGACCGCCTCCCCGGCGCGCCCGTCCTCGTGGTCACCACCCGCTACCTCGCCGGTGGCCGCACCGCCGCCCTCTCCGTCGCCACCTACCGCGCGGACACCTGCCGCCTGACGTTCGGGGACTCCGGCGACGTGGAGATCCACCACGGCCCGCAGACCCGCGCCTCCTGA
- a CDS encoding RNA polymerase sigma-70 factor, with product MTTETVTDVFEAHRPVLLGVAYRMLGRLADAEDVVQEAWLRWSGADRSTVREPRGYLVRVTTRLAIDRLRQIKSRGETYVGPWLPEPYVTDFGDTVPDTAERAVLADSVSLAVLVVLESLSPLERAVFVLREAFGYPYAEIAAMLERGEAAVRQLAGRARKHVDERRPRYDVDPAQRRDLTERFLAAAADGDLAGLMELLAPDVRLVGDSGGKSKAPLRVLESSEKVARFLQGAARKGVPDFSYRFLEINGGPALLALSGGKPDSVFQIEVADGRIQSVYIIRNPDKLLSLADLT from the coding sequence GTGACCACCGAAACCGTGACCGACGTCTTCGAAGCACACCGCCCCGTCCTCCTGGGCGTCGCCTACCGCATGCTGGGCCGCCTGGCGGACGCGGAGGACGTCGTCCAGGAGGCGTGGCTGCGCTGGTCCGGCGCCGACCGCTCCACCGTCCGCGAGCCCCGCGGCTACCTGGTGCGGGTCACCACCCGCCTCGCCATCGACCGGCTGCGCCAGATCAAGTCGCGCGGCGAGACGTACGTCGGCCCGTGGCTGCCCGAGCCCTACGTCACCGACTTCGGCGACACCGTGCCCGACACCGCCGAGCGGGCCGTCCTCGCCGACTCCGTGTCCCTCGCCGTCCTCGTCGTCCTGGAGTCCCTGTCGCCGTTGGAGCGGGCGGTGTTCGTGCTCAGGGAGGCGTTCGGCTACCCGTACGCGGAGATCGCCGCCATGCTGGAGCGCGGGGAGGCCGCGGTGCGCCAGCTCGCCGGCCGCGCCCGCAAGCACGTCGACGAGCGGCGCCCGCGCTACGACGTGGACCCGGCGCAGCGCCGCGACCTCACCGAGCGCTTCCTCGCCGCCGCGGCCGACGGTGACCTGGCCGGGCTGATGGAGCTGCTCGCGCCGGACGTCCGGCTGGTGGGCGACAGCGGCGGCAAGTCCAAGGCGCCCCTGCGCGTGCTGGAGAGCTCCGAGAAGGTGGCCCGCTTCCTCCAGGGCGCGGCCCGCAAGGGCGTCCCGGACTTCTCCTACCGCTTCCTGGAGATCAACGGCGGACCGGCCCTGCTGGCCCTGTCGGGCGGCAAGCCCGACTCGGTCTTCCAGATCGAGGTGGCCGACGGGCGCATCCAGTCGGTGTACATCATCCGCAACCCCGACAAACTGCTCTCCCTGGCCGACCTCACCTAG
- a CDS encoding alpha/beta fold hydrolase, whose translation MSATLSFTAPTPHGPQDITVAYARVGTGEPLLLLHGIGHHRQAWDPVVDILATEREVIAVDLPGFGQSSALPQGLPHDLPTTNAVLGAFCATLGLDRPHVAGNSLGGLLALELGRQNLVRSVTALSPAGFWTQAERRYAFGVLMGMRRTARSLPLPLVERLSRTAVGRTALTSTIYARPARRSPEAVVAETLALAHAEGFAETLRAGRSVLFTDDVPGIPVTVAWGDRDRLLLPRQGVRAKHAVPRARLVRLRGCGHVPMNDDPALVARVLLDGSRSQEASAASTSFSTVGL comes from the coding sequence ATGTCCGCAACGCTCTCCTTCACGGCCCCCACCCCGCACGGTCCGCAGGACATCACCGTCGCCTACGCGCGCGTGGGCACCGGCGAGCCGCTGCTCCTGCTGCACGGCATAGGCCACCACCGGCAGGCCTGGGACCCGGTGGTCGACATCCTCGCCACCGAACGCGAGGTGATAGCCGTGGACCTGCCCGGGTTCGGGCAGTCGTCCGCGCTGCCGCAGGGGCTGCCGCACGACCTGCCGACCACGAACGCGGTACTCGGCGCCTTCTGCGCGACGCTGGGGCTGGACCGGCCGCACGTGGCGGGCAACTCGCTGGGCGGCCTGCTCGCCCTGGAGCTGGGCCGCCAGAACCTGGTGCGGTCGGTGACGGCCCTGTCCCCGGCGGGCTTCTGGACGCAGGCCGAGCGGCGCTACGCCTTCGGCGTGCTCATGGGGATGCGCCGGACCGCCCGGAGCCTGCCCCTCCCGCTGGTCGAGCGGCTGTCCCGCACGGCCGTCGGACGCACCGCGCTGACCAGTACGATCTACGCCCGCCCCGCCCGCCGCTCCCCCGAGGCCGTGGTCGCCGAGACGCTCGCGCTCGCGCACGCCGAGGGGTTCGCCGAGACGCTGCGGGCCGGACGGAGCGTGCTGTTCACCGACGACGTGCCCGGCATCCCCGTGACCGTGGCGTGGGGCGACCGGGACCGGCTGCTGCTCCCCCGGCAGGGCGTCCGCGCCAAGCACGCCGTCCCGCGGGCCCGCCTGGTGCGGCTGCGCGGCTGCGGTCACGTGCCGATGAACGACGACCCGGCGCTGGTGGCCCGCGTCCTGCTGGACGGCAGCCGCTCTCAGGAGGCGAGCGCCGCGAGCACTTCCTTCAGCACCGTCGGGTTGTAG
- a CDS encoding esterase/lipase family protein gives MSFPNPRIPGVNSEDVTTDLTESPHRLAGLGQVGAAQLIATVDVQAGEDDWNVPAGEEHPRPVVLVHGTFGNRGYTWTSAAPLLRQHGHRVFRLDYGQHGNPVIFGLGDIKHSARQLADFVDEVLRRTGAQQIDVVGFSQGGMMPRYYLNALGGGPKVHNFVGIAPSNHGVTAQGLLNLARQIPGAVELLEQGAVGEVVPAWPQLQHDHPFQRELAELGETTEGVRHTVIATRHDDVVTPYTSCALEETEGRYVKNIVLQDIDPDDRTPHASMPYNPTVLKEVLAALAS, from the coding sequence GTGAGTTTCCCTAATCCCCGCATCCCGGGGGTCAATTCCGAGGACGTCACCACGGACCTCACCGAATCCCCGCACCGACTGGCCGGCCTCGGACAGGTCGGCGCCGCACAGCTCATCGCGACCGTCGACGTACAGGCCGGCGAGGACGACTGGAACGTCCCGGCCGGCGAGGAGCATCCGCGCCCCGTGGTACTGGTGCACGGCACCTTCGGCAACCGCGGCTACACGTGGACCTCCGCCGCACCCTTGCTGCGGCAGCACGGCCACCGGGTCTTCCGGCTCGACTACGGCCAGCACGGCAACCCCGTGATCTTCGGACTCGGCGACATCAAGCACTCGGCCCGGCAGCTCGCCGACTTCGTCGACGAGGTGCTGCGGCGCACCGGCGCCCAGCAGATCGACGTCGTCGGCTTCTCACAGGGCGGCATGATGCCGCGGTACTACCTCAACGCGCTGGGCGGCGGGCCCAAGGTGCACAACTTCGTCGGCATCGCGCCCAGCAACCACGGAGTCACCGCGCAGGGACTGCTCAACCTGGCCCGCCAGATCCCCGGAGCGGTGGAACTCCTCGAACAGGGCGCCGTCGGGGAGGTCGTGCCGGCCTGGCCACAGCTCCAGCACGACCACCCCTTCCAGCGCGAGCTGGCCGAACTCGGCGAGACCACGGAGGGCGTCCGGCACACGGTCATCGCCACCCGGCACGACGACGTGGTCACCCCGTACACCTCATGTGCCCTGGAGGAGACCGAGGGGCGCTACGTCAAGAACATCGTGCTCCAGGACATCGACCCGGACGACCGCACACCGCACGCGAGCATGCCCTACAACCCGACGGTGCTGAAGGAAGTGCTCGCGGCGCTCGCCTCCTGA
- a CDS encoding SRPBCC family protein — MIAVLNVHERPLPVPPDRVGALIDSLGSEHDRLWPPDWPPLRFERPLTVGVSGGHGPVRYVVSHYVPGRWVRCRFTGPPGFDGFHEFSLEGLDDGRTVLRNTLVVRPRGVRWLAWALIVRPLHDAAFERGMDCAERALTGRVARPVECGWYVRLLRSAAFRRTG; from the coding sequence GTGATCGCCGTGTTGAACGTGCATGAACGCCCCCTGCCCGTCCCACCGGACAGGGTCGGCGCGCTGATCGACTCGCTGGGCAGCGAGCACGACCGCCTCTGGCCGCCCGACTGGCCACCGCTGCGTTTCGAACGGCCGCTGACCGTCGGTGTGTCCGGCGGCCACGGACCGGTGCGGTATGTGGTGAGCCACTATGTGCCGGGCCGCTGGGTCCGCTGCCGTTTCACCGGCCCCCCGGGCTTCGACGGCTTTCACGAATTCAGCCTCGAAGGTCTCGACGACGGGCGGACGGTGCTGCGCAACACCCTCGTCGTCCGCCCGCGCGGCGTCCGCTGGCTGGCCTGGGCGCTGATCGTCCGGCCGTTGCACGACGCGGCGTTCGAGCGCGGCATGGACTGCGCCGAGCGGGCGCTGACCGGGCGGGTGGCCCGTCCCGTCGAATGCGGCTGGTACGTGCGGCTGCTGCGCAGCGCCGCCTTCCGGCGGACCGGGTGA